A stretch of Paraburkholderia phenazinium DNA encodes these proteins:
- a CDS encoding methyl-accepting chemotaxis protein has translation MNKFVHTIRFKIIVSLGACVAVNIAVGLSGANGLARLNSNMSDTFSTAVLPIAQLSDVRAAELDIRAKLRRMQVARSPENVAKNATSVEADLAIIDKQWSSYYPAGVSGDKERAVADQIASGLKDLQAQTNEALSDFKAGNFDAAGDVINRSADAADAVAGLLRDDSQINVEEAKQYSEDGESLYRTLLSIAIVLVGIGLVVAIGVSVYLLRVILRPLRKAIDAANHIADGQLDNRIESDSRGEFGELLDALGKMDRNLSNTVRGIKTSTESVSVAAREIASGNTDLSSRTEEQAASLEETAASMTQLTETVKQNADNARQANTLATRATDMADTGNDSVQTMVGTIGQISSSSTKISEITGVIEGIAFQTNILALNAAVEAARAGEQGRGFAVVASEVRSLAQRSAAAAKEIKELISSSVTMIQDGAKQATEVSTTMGQVKQAIKQVSDIVGEITAASEEQSRGIEQVNQAVGQMDEVTQQNAALVEQAAAAAQSLEEQANRLKDAVSAFKLTDTGTSAPIRTIPQTRARPAPSRVVTRHRATPARLADDRPATADKHPDTAGAAMADADWATF, from the coding sequence GTGAACAAGTTCGTCCACACCATCAGGTTCAAGATCATCGTGTCGCTTGGCGCATGCGTCGCCGTGAATATCGCGGTCGGCTTGTCCGGCGCAAACGGACTGGCCAGATTGAACTCGAACATGAGTGATACCTTCTCCACCGCCGTGCTCCCGATCGCCCAGCTTTCGGATGTGCGCGCCGCGGAGCTGGATATCCGCGCCAAGCTTCGGCGCATGCAGGTGGCCAGGTCGCCTGAAAATGTAGCGAAAAACGCCACGAGCGTCGAGGCCGATCTGGCCATTATCGACAAGCAGTGGTCCTCATACTATCCGGCAGGCGTATCCGGCGACAAGGAACGTGCGGTTGCAGACCAGATCGCGAGTGGCCTGAAGGACTTGCAGGCGCAGACCAACGAAGCCCTTTCGGATTTCAAGGCAGGCAACTTCGATGCCGCCGGCGACGTGATCAACCGGAGCGCCGACGCGGCCGATGCGGTCGCCGGCCTGCTCAGGGATGACTCGCAGATCAACGTAGAGGAAGCGAAGCAGTACTCCGAGGACGGCGAGTCGTTGTATAGAACATTGCTGTCGATCGCCATCGTCCTGGTGGGTATTGGTCTCGTCGTTGCAATTGGCGTCTCGGTCTATCTGTTGCGCGTGATCTTGCGACCTCTCCGAAAAGCGATCGACGCAGCAAACCACATCGCCGACGGGCAATTGGACAACCGCATCGAGAGCGACTCACGCGGCGAATTCGGTGAGCTTCTCGACGCGCTCGGCAAAATGGACCGGAATCTTAGCAATACCGTACGCGGAATCAAGACGTCCACCGAATCGGTCAGCGTGGCGGCGCGAGAAATAGCGAGCGGCAACACCGATCTTTCTTCGCGCACGGAAGAACAGGCGGCGTCGCTCGAAGAAACGGCGGCGAGCATGACGCAGTTGACCGAAACGGTAAAGCAGAACGCGGACAATGCACGCCAGGCGAACACCTTGGCAACCCGGGCCACGGACATGGCCGATACCGGCAACGACTCTGTGCAGACAATGGTCGGCACCATCGGCCAGATCAGCAGCAGTTCGACCAAGATCTCCGAGATTACCGGAGTCATTGAAGGCATTGCTTTCCAGACCAACATCCTGGCGTTGAACGCAGCCGTCGAGGCTGCACGCGCCGGCGAACAGGGCCGGGGCTTTGCCGTAGTCGCCAGCGAAGTGCGTAGTCTGGCTCAACGCTCGGCTGCAGCAGCGAAGGAAATCAAGGAACTGATCAGTTCATCCGTCACGATGATTCAGGACGGCGCGAAGCAGGCGACCGAAGTCAGCACGACCATGGGACAGGTCAAGCAGGCGATCAAGCAGGTTTCAGACATTGTCGGCGAGATCACGGCCGCATCCGAAGAGCAAAGCCGTGGTATCGAACAGGTGAACCAGGCTGTAGGCCAGATGGACGAAGTCACTCAGCAGAATGCAGCGCTCGTCGAACAGGCGGCAGCGGCGGCCCAGTCGCTCGAAGAGCAGGCTAACAGGCTGAAGGATGCGGTCTCGGCATTCAAGCTCACCGACACCGGGACATCCGCGCCGATCAGGACGATTCCGCAAACCAGGGCTCGCCCGGCGCCTTCACGCGTTGTCACCAGGCATCGGGCAACGCCCGCAAGATTGGCAGATGATCGCCCCGCTACTGCAGACAAACACCCGGACACGGCAGGCGCCGCCATGGCGGATGCGGACTGGGCGACCTTCTAA
- a CDS encoding response regulator, whose amino-acid sequence MIKILIADDHAIVRGGLKQIIATTDDIVVTGEAAQGSEVVDKLRICEVDLLLLDMTMPGISGVDLIRRVRVEQPALPVLVLSIHNEAQVVSRALRAGATGYVTKDSDPDVLLAAIRKLAAGGRFIDPKLVDAIIFETHSGDAPPHEVLSDREFQVLQMLAAGTSINEIAETLALSAKTISTHKMRLMQKLGLANNAELILYTVRHGLAAK is encoded by the coding sequence ATGATAAAAATATTGATTGCGGATGACCACGCGATTGTGCGCGGGGGATTGAAACAGATTATCGCTACCACCGACGATATCGTCGTGACCGGAGAAGCGGCGCAAGGCTCTGAAGTGGTCGACAAGCTGCGCATCTGCGAAGTAGACCTGCTGCTGCTGGACATGACGATGCCAGGCATCAGCGGCGTTGATCTGATCCGGCGGGTGCGCGTCGAGCAGCCTGCGTTGCCGGTGCTGGTGCTGAGCATCCACAACGAGGCGCAGGTCGTATCGCGTGCTCTGCGTGCCGGTGCGACGGGCTATGTGACGAAAGACAGCGACCCCGATGTGCTGCTTGCCGCGATTCGCAAGCTGGCTGCGGGCGGTCGATTTATCGACCCGAAGCTGGTCGACGCGATCATCTTCGAGACGCACTCGGGCGACGCGCCGCCGCATGAAGTTCTGTCCGACCGCGAATTTCAGGTGCTGCAGATGCTGGCCGCAGGCACAAGCATCAACGAGATTGCCGAGACCCTCGCGCTGAGCGCGAAAACCATCAGCACGCACAAGATGCGGCTCATGCAAAAGCTCGGTCTCGCCAACAATGCGGAATTGATTCTTTATACGGTCAGACACGGACTCGCTGCTAAATAA
- a CDS encoding GNAT family N-acetyltransferase, which translates to MTAPFPNLHLPATARLQLRPLDVSDAQRIFEIWSDPEVMRFYDVAPLTRFEQAEHVVARLMQDTAEQTGIRWAIVSTNDGCVIGTCGFRLNFAFRSASLGFELERRYWRQGLMREALDAAITYAYDQLAMNRVQATTDLDNHASAGLLASLGFVEEGVMRQWGYWKDAFHDVRLLSLIKSDRRECCQSAQTSTNGR; encoded by the coding sequence ATGACCGCACCCTTCCCCAATCTGCACCTCCCTGCGACGGCGCGCCTCCAGCTCCGTCCGCTCGACGTTTCCGACGCGCAGCGCATCTTTGAAATCTGGTCCGATCCGGAAGTGATGCGCTTCTACGACGTGGCGCCGCTGACCCGCTTCGAACAGGCCGAGCACGTGGTGGCGAGGCTCATGCAGGACACGGCTGAACAAACGGGCATCCGCTGGGCGATCGTGTCCACGAACGACGGATGCGTCATCGGGACCTGCGGATTCCGGCTCAACTTCGCGTTCCGATCGGCAAGTCTCGGCTTCGAACTGGAGCGCCGGTACTGGCGTCAGGGCTTGATGCGCGAAGCGCTCGATGCCGCAATCACCTACGCCTACGATCAGCTCGCGATGAACCGCGTCCAGGCGACAACGGACCTGGACAATCACGCGTCAGCGGGGCTGCTGGCAAGCCTGGGGTTTGTCGAAGAAGGCGTAATGCGGCAATGGGGCTACTGGAAAGACGCGTTTCACGACGTGCGTCTGCTGTCGCTGATCAAGTCGGATCGTCGCGAGTGCTGCCAGTCGGCGCAGACCTCTACCAACGGCCGGTGA
- a CDS encoding RNA polymerase sigma factor, protein METPPPPDPMLERDNDLTATILRERTRLGHFIRRRVRDPSDAEDILQDVFHEFVQAYRLPAPIEQASAWLFRVARNRIIDVFRKRRELPLVEATAEPDDESEYRLDLALPSQDAGPEAAYARSVLLDALQAALDELPANQRDVFVAHELEGRSFKELAGESGVSVNTLLARKRYAVLHLRASLQAVYDELEI, encoded by the coding sequence ATGGAAACGCCGCCGCCCCCGGACCCGATGCTCGAACGAGACAACGACCTCACTGCAACCATTTTGCGTGAGCGTACGCGGCTTGGGCATTTCATCCGGCGCCGGGTGCGTGATCCGAGCGACGCGGAAGACATCTTGCAGGACGTCTTTCATGAGTTCGTGCAGGCCTACCGGCTGCCCGCGCCGATCGAACAGGCCAGCGCCTGGCTGTTCCGCGTGGCGCGCAACCGCATCATCGACGTGTTTCGCAAGAGGCGGGAACTGCCGTTGGTCGAAGCCACCGCAGAGCCGGATGACGAAAGCGAATACCGGCTCGACCTTGCGCTGCCGTCACAGGATGCCGGCCCGGAGGCGGCCTATGCGCGGTCGGTGCTGCTCGATGCGCTACAAGCCGCGCTCGACGAACTGCCGGCCAATCAGCGCGACGTTTTTGTCGCGCACGAGCTCGAAGGGCGCAGCTTCAAGGAACTGGCTGGCGAGAGCGGCGTCAGCGTGAACACGCTGCTCGCACGCAAGCGTTATGCGGTGCTGCATCTGCGTGCCAGCCTGCAAGCCGTGTATGACGAACTGGAAATTTAA
- a CDS encoding 4Fe-4S dicluster domain-containing protein, whose amino-acid sequence MSKTSTAAACKQAPGVIAPVVDFRRCEGKGDCAVVCPENVFEIRKIDAEDYNQLGMLNKFKLRVHGLKVAYTPNADACRSCGLCVTACPERAITLARVKRREL is encoded by the coding sequence GTGAGCAAGACATCGACAGCTGCCGCCTGCAAGCAGGCACCGGGCGTGATTGCGCCGGTGGTCGACTTCAGGCGTTGCGAAGGGAAGGGCGATTGCGCGGTGGTTTGCCCTGAGAACGTGTTCGAGATTCGTAAGATCGACGCTGAAGATTACAATCAGTTAGGTATGTTGAATAAATTCAAGCTGCGGGTGCACGGTCTGAAGGTCGCTTATACGCCGAATGCGGATGCATGCCGTTCCTGCGGGTTGTGCGTGACGGCTTGCCCGGAGCGGGCTATTACACTGGCGCGGGTGAAGCGACGTGAATTGTGA
- a CDS encoding dienelactone hydrolase family protein, which yields MTHSPGSMITFRRPDGKDVEGYLAKPQNPVGAPAIVVIQEWWGLNDQIRGVADRLAQAGYLALVPDLYRGKMTVEKEEAHHLMSGLDFGDAASQDIRGAVEYLKQHADRVAVTGFCMGGALTLLALGQIPELSAGVVWYGCPPLDYIQADNIKVPVQAHWATQDAFFPPDAVEAVEAKLRNAKVDLESYHYQAHHAFANETAVGPGRIAETQYDPVWAQLAWDRALTFFGRTLWPQKA from the coding sequence ATGACACATTCACCAGGATCCATGATTACCTTCCGCCGTCCCGATGGAAAGGATGTTGAAGGTTATCTCGCCAAGCCGCAGAACCCCGTAGGTGCTCCCGCCATTGTTGTGATTCAGGAATGGTGGGGCTTGAACGACCAGATTCGCGGCGTGGCCGACCGCCTTGCGCAAGCCGGCTATCTGGCGCTCGTTCCCGATCTCTACCGCGGCAAGATGACGGTCGAGAAGGAAGAAGCGCACCATTTGATGAGCGGCCTCGACTTCGGCGACGCCGCTTCCCAGGATATTCGCGGCGCCGTTGAATACCTGAAGCAACACGCGGACCGTGTGGCCGTCACCGGCTTTTGCATGGGCGGCGCGCTGACGCTGCTGGCGCTCGGCCAGATTCCCGAATTGTCCGCCGGGGTGGTGTGGTACGGCTGCCCGCCGCTCGACTACATCCAGGCTGACAACATCAAGGTGCCGGTGCAAGCGCACTGGGCTACGCAAGACGCGTTTTTCCCGCCCGATGCGGTCGAGGCGGTCGAAGCCAAGCTGCGCAACGCGAAAGTGGATCTCGAGTCGTACCACTACCAGGCCCACCACGCGTTTGCCAACGAGACGGCGGTCGGACCCGGCCGTATCGCGGAGACCCAGTACGATCCGGTCTGGGCTCAACTGGCCTGGGACCGCGCTCTGACTTTCTTTGGCCGCACGCTATGGCCGCAGAAGGCTTAA
- the gnd gene encoding phosphogluconate dehydrogenase (NAD(+)-dependent, decarboxylating), with amino-acid sequence MQLGMIGLGRMGADMVRRLTAGGQTCVVYDVAPAAVEKLKQSGSGIEGASSLEDLVKQLAKPRAVWLMVPAAVVDSTLAKLTPLLEPGDIVIDGGNSFYHDDIRRGNELGSKKLHYVDVGTSGGVFGRERGYCLMIGGETPIVEHLAPIFSTLAPGPGAAVPTPGRPKDAGTADQGYLHCGPQGAGHFVKMVHNGIEYGIMAAYAEGLNILHNANAGKKTAEIDAETSPLHGPEFYQYDLNLPEITEVWRRGSVIGSWLLDLTAASLVGDAGLEQYSGRVSDSGEGRWTVNAAIDEGVPVPVLSAALFARFSSRGEADFANRVLSAMRHDFGGHMEKAAAKTGKPIA; translated from the coding sequence ATGCAGCTAGGCATGATTGGATTGGGGCGCATGGGCGCCGACATGGTGCGGCGTCTGACCGCCGGTGGTCAGACCTGCGTGGTCTACGACGTAGCGCCGGCGGCGGTGGAGAAACTCAAGCAGAGTGGCAGCGGCATCGAGGGAGCCTCGTCCCTCGAAGATCTGGTCAAGCAACTGGCGAAGCCACGCGCCGTCTGGTTGATGGTGCCGGCCGCGGTGGTCGATTCGACGCTGGCGAAACTGACGCCCTTGCTCGAGCCGGGCGACATCGTGATCGACGGCGGCAACTCGTTCTATCACGACGACATTCGCCGCGGCAATGAACTCGGTAGCAAGAAGCTTCACTATGTGGACGTCGGAACGAGCGGCGGCGTGTTCGGCCGCGAACGCGGCTATTGCCTGATGATCGGTGGCGAGACGCCGATCGTCGAACATCTCGCGCCGATTTTCTCGACGCTGGCGCCGGGACCGGGCGCGGCCGTCCCGACACCGGGACGTCCCAAGGACGCGGGTACGGCGGATCAGGGCTATCTGCATTGTGGGCCGCAAGGCGCCGGCCACTTCGTCAAGATGGTTCACAACGGCATCGAATACGGGATCATGGCGGCTTACGCGGAGGGCTTGAACATCCTCCACAACGCAAACGCCGGCAAAAAGACTGCGGAAATCGATGCGGAAACTTCGCCGCTGCACGGCCCGGAGTTCTATCAGTACGACCTGAATTTGCCGGAAATCACGGAGGTCTGGCGCCGCGGCAGCGTGATCGGCTCATGGTTGCTCGATCTGACCGCTGCATCGCTGGTCGGCGACGCAGGCCTTGAACAGTACTCTGGGCGCGTGTCGGACTCGGGCGAGGGGCGTTGGACCGTTAACGCGGCGATCGACGAAGGCGTGCCGGTGCCCGTGCTGAGCGCGGCCCTGTTCGCCCGCTTCAGTTCGCGCGGCGAGGCGGATTTTGCTAACCGTGTGCTGTCGGCAATGCGGCACGATTTCGGCGGCCATATGGAAAAGGCAGCCGCCAAGACCGGCAAGCCGATCGCGTAA